In Miscanthus floridulus cultivar M001 chromosome 5, ASM1932011v1, whole genome shotgun sequence, one genomic interval encodes:
- the LOC136450960 gene encoding histone deacetylase HDT2-like, giving the protein MDPGKLQTDIGGSDDGDSDEDYVDSEEGETSDDEDFTDEDASESSNEDDEDSPKCAKDKNRPAEKTLKTPPEKKARMTTPSKGSGTGMRSGYVHVANPYPSKLVKKTSSIVERPKQPTGYACNSCSRTFNSYIALKTHCKVKKHERSPHT; this is encoded by the exons ATGGATCCTGGGAAACTGCAAACTGATATTGGTGGCTCTGATGATGGTGACAGTGATGAAGACTATGTTGATTCAGAAGAGGGTGAAACTAGTGATGATGAG GATTTCACTGATGAGGATGCTAGTGAGAGTTCAAACGAAGATGATGAAGACTCCCCAAAG TGCGCTAAGGATAAGAATAGGCCAGCAGAAAAAACCTTGAAGACACCTCCAGAGAAAAAGGCCAGGATGACAACACCATCTAAGG GCAGTGGTACTGGTATGAGAAGTGGCTATGTCCATGTCGCCAACCCTTATCCATCCAAGCTGGTGAAGAAGACGTCTTCAATCGTTGAGAGGCCTAAGCAACCTACTGGATATGCCTGCAACTCGTGCAGCAG GACTTTCAATTCCTACATAGCTCTGAAaactcactgcaaggtgaagaaGCATGAGCGTAGTCCTCACACATGA